Proteins encoded within one genomic window of Vanrija pseudolonga chromosome 3, complete sequence:
- the Znf143 gene encoding Zinc finger protein has protein sequence MSLLPAFDDDGTGLFDATASWVSSNTAKASANPKFVAEDFNFDFATFASAPSSNTQHHFTGDDSIEALFDFKFPSPSLPAPVAFDTGLATLAPIPTAAQHHPLQPQPQPQPSSSAQLMPAASADANALQLQVTPEQTFTPTGSPHTASAGYASPSGFQYSPTPGLTMCPTVTSTPAPRSTSRCSSRSSFSHSADVAAAERARLSTTSAVTVAAAHYNNNSSSPLPKVKKVHLCPYDGCARATRTFRSNADLQRHIRSHRGERPYACPAPNCGKAYGQQNKMVNHVRQQHPALLSVIEVGRSRSARRPGVATAAAAAAAALAASSGSLYPGMAGMMTPGLSVGPSAASSVAASPVQTPGPGPAPTMSTLSAHRHAPYHHHQPAHHALQLAAQMTTPDRRATAQPVATGPLFCAVRPQHQHQGGRWLS, from the coding sequence ATGTCCCTCCTCCCTgcgtttgacgacgacggcacgggcCTGTTTGacgcgaccgcgtcgtggGTCTCGTCCAACACTGCTAAAGCCTCGGCCAACCCAAAGTTTGTCGCGGAAGACTTCAACTTTGACTTTGCAACCTTTGCTAGTGCTCCCTCTTCCAACACTCAGCACCATTTCACTGGCGACGACTCGATCGAGGCTCTCTTCGACTTCAAGTTTCCCTCGCCATCACTGCCTGCCCCAGTCGCCTTTGACACTGGTCTTGCAACTCTGGCCCCTATTCCTACGGCGGCCCAGCACCACCCGCTgcagcctcagcctcagccGCAGCCTTCGTCATCGGCCCAGCTCATGCCCGCGGCTAgtgccgacgccaacgcccTCCAGCTTCAGGTCACCCCAGAGCAGACGTTCACCCCTACTGGCTCGCCTCACACCGCGAGTGCAGGCTACGCATCACCCTCGGGCTTCCAGTACTCTCCTACCCCTGGTCTCACCATGTGCCCGACCGTGACGAGCACTCCGGCCCCTCGCTCAACCTCGCGttgcagctcgcgctcgtccttTTCTCACTCGGCTGatgtcgctgctgccgagcgtGCAAGGCTATCGACCACGTCTGCTGTTACTGTTGCCGCTGCCCActacaacaacaacagcagcagccccctCCCCAAAGTGAAGAAAGTCCATCTCTGCCCCTATGACGGTTGTGCTCGTGCTACCCGCACCTTCCGCTCCAATGCCGACCTGCAGCGACACATCAGGTCCCACCGTGGTGAGCGTCCCTACGCGTGCCCTGCGCCAAACTGCGGCAAGGCGTACGGCCAGCAGAACAAGATGGTCAACCACGTCCGTCAGCAGCACCCCGCGCTCCTCTCCGTCATCGAAGTCGGCCGTTcccgctccgctcgccgtcccggcgtcgcgaccgccgccgccgctgccgccgccgcacttGCTGCTTCGTCGGGTTCTCTCTACCCTGGCATGGCTGGCATGATGACCCCAGGCCTCTCGGTCGGTCCTTCTGCTGCGTCCTCGGTCGCTGCCTCTCCGGTCCAGACTCCAGGCCCGGGCCCAGCACCGACCATGTCCACCCTCTCCGCCCACCGTCACGCAccctaccaccaccaccagcctgCCCACCACGCTCTCCAGCTCGCTGCCCAGATGACCACCCCAGACCGTCGTGCCACTGCCCAGCCCGTTGCCACTGGTCCGCTCTTCTGCGCCGTCCGTccgcagcaccagcaccagggCGGTCGCTGGTTGTCTTAG